In Anaeromyxobacter sp., the following proteins share a genomic window:
- a CDS encoding alpha/beta fold hydrolase — MPLAPAALLDHPLVTERYFFPRAAAPRSRLDVDAGDATLACALHRVDPEGHTVVHFHGNGEVVADWQGGFDDAVNRMGWDLLLAEYRGYGGSTGEPQLGRMLDDVAAVLAAAGPPEKLVVFGRSVGSLFALEAVARLPQVAGLVLESAIADPLERLLMRVDPRELGVDGATFEAAVTARLDHRAKLGGYRGPVLILHTRHDGLVDVSHAERLAAWAGGSATLRVFDQGDHNSILAENAEAYLEQVGAFLARVRA; from the coding sequence GTGCCCCTCGCCCCCGCCGCCCTCCTCGACCACCCGCTCGTCACCGAGCGCTACTTCTTCCCGCGCGCCGCGGCGCCTCGGTCGCGCCTCGACGTGGACGCCGGCGACGCCACGCTCGCCTGCGCGCTCCACCGCGTCGACCCCGAGGGCCACACCGTGGTCCACTTCCACGGCAACGGCGAGGTGGTGGCCGACTGGCAGGGCGGCTTCGACGACGCCGTCAACCGGATGGGCTGGGACCTCCTGCTGGCCGAGTACCGAGGCTATGGCGGCTCCACCGGCGAGCCCCAGCTCGGGCGGATGCTCGACGACGTCGCGGCGGTCCTGGCGGCGGCGGGGCCGCCGGAGAAGCTGGTGGTCTTCGGCCGCTCGGTCGGGTCGCTCTTCGCCCTCGAGGCGGTGGCCCGCCTCCCCCAGGTGGCCGGGCTCGTCCTGGAGAGCGCCATCGCCGACCCGCTCGAGCGGCTCCTCATGCGGGTGGACCCCCGCGAGCTCGGCGTCGACGGCGCCACCTTCGAGGCGGCCGTGACCGCGCGCCTGGACCACCGGGCCAAGCTCGGCGGCTACCGTGGGCCGGTGCTGATCCTCCACACCCGCCACGACGGCCTGGTCGACGTGAGCCACGCCGAACGCCTGGCCGCCTGGGCCGGCGGGTCGGCCACGCTCAGGGTCTTCGACCAGGGGGACCACAACTCCATCCTGGCCGAGAACGCCGAGGCCTACCTGGAGCAGGTGGGGGCGTTCCTGGCGAGGGTGCGGGCCTGA
- a CDS encoding cupin domain-containing protein — MRGFVQDIEALAIENAAFRQVLYTAKHCQLVLMALKPGEDIGPEVHQLDQFFRVEEGAGEAVLDGARTEIRAGFAVVVPAGTRHNIINTGNVPLKLYTLYAPPNHRDGVVHQTRQDAEADHEQFDGKTTEQATPAR, encoded by the coding sequence ATGAGAGGTTTCGTCCAGGACATCGAGGCGCTCGCCATCGAGAACGCGGCGTTTCGGCAGGTGCTCTACACGGCGAAGCATTGCCAGCTCGTGCTCATGGCGCTGAAGCCCGGGGAGGACATCGGACCGGAGGTCCACCAGCTCGATCAGTTCTTCCGCGTCGAGGAAGGCGCTGGCGAGGCCGTGCTCGACGGGGCCCGCACCGAGATCCGAGCCGGCTTCGCGGTCGTGGTTCCTGCCGGGACCAGGCACAACATCATCAACACCGGCAACGTCCCGCTGAAGCTCTACACGCTCTACGCCCCCCCGAACCATCGCGACGGCGTCGTCCACCAGACCCGCCAGGATGCCGAGGCGGACCACGAGCAGTTCGACGGGAAGACCACCGAGCAGGCGACGCCGGCCCGCTGA
- a CDS encoding alpha/beta hydrolase — protein sequence MPTLLRLLVAAGLLLGVVLLLAWLGQRRLLYFPTTGDLAASLPRARSAGLEPWLDPAGRFLGWRAPAAGAPRARVVALHGNAGSALDRTYLADVLQGPGAPPVEVHLLEYPGYGPRAGSPGEEALVGAAVEALDLLGGEAPVFLVGESLGSAVAARAAALRPGVAGVVLITPLSSVTAVARRHYPFLPAFLVRDALRADLALPGYGGPVAFLVAGRDEVVFADLGLALFAAYPGPKRLWVEAQASHNTLRYQPGDPQWAELWGFLLAPRPR from the coding sequence GTGCCGACCCTCTTGCGCCTCCTCGTGGCCGCCGGGCTCCTGCTGGGGGTGGTGCTGCTGCTCGCCTGGCTCGGGCAGCGGCGCCTGCTCTACTTCCCCACCACCGGCGATCTCGCCGCCTCGCTCCCCAGGGCGCGGAGCGCCGGGCTCGAGCCGTGGCTCGACCCCGCCGGCCGCTTCCTCGGCTGGCGCGCCCCCGCCGCGGGCGCGCCGCGGGCGCGGGTGGTCGCGCTGCACGGCAACGCCGGGAGCGCGCTCGACCGCACCTACCTCGCCGACGTGCTGCAGGGGCCCGGGGCGCCGCCGGTGGAGGTCCACCTGCTCGAGTACCCGGGCTACGGCCCCAGGGCCGGCTCGCCCGGCGAGGAGGCGCTGGTGGGCGCCGCCGTGGAGGCCCTCGACCTCCTGGGCGGCGAGGCGCCGGTGTTCCTGGTGGGCGAGTCGCTGGGGAGCGCGGTGGCGGCGCGCGCCGCGGCGCTGCGGCCCGGGGTGGCCGGGGTGGTGCTCATCACGCCGCTCTCCAGCGTGACCGCCGTGGCGCGGCGCCACTACCCGTTCCTGCCGGCGTTCCTGGTGCGCGACGCGCTCAGGGCCGACCTGGCGCTGCCCGGGTATGGCGGGCCGGTGGCCTTCCTGGTGGCCGGGCGGGACGAGGTGGTCTTCGCCGACCTCGGGCTGGCGCTCTTCGCGGCCTACCCCGGGCCGAAGCGGCTCTGGGTGGAGGCGCAGGCGTCGCACAACACGCTGCGGTACCAGCCCGGCGATCCGCAGTGGGCGGAGCTGTGGGGGTTCCTGCTGGCGCCGCGCCCGCGCTGA
- a CDS encoding leucine-rich repeat domain-containing protein, translating to MGRPSTRAQVLGSALLLSLLGCGGGGGTPGPVVERVEVTPGGFLLPGGEGSVQLTARALAPDGSVVALPARWSSSAPGVVSVSAEGRASAAASLGSAQVVAEVAGVRSAPVLALVAWPAAGAVLVQDQQVVGAPVPLDPPESHGPGWRYQVTLRDLAPPAVGAILMTTGELPVGGRVVATAPAGADQLVTLELVPPHLLFEQLLIDEEIDLSDVPPVAGDGSQGTIRRAADGRWTARAAAPQAAAALGREFKVGPFACELAAEIPGLTIEIPDYGASQHLRFVLRYHTGDPERLRELAVRGGFEAWLQLKVGLAAAVEPKITCEALPWFVPVTFLGPLSLVFTGVIWFGPACELSGKITAAAASLEVTGRVGVEASVGLTCPAAGGDCGPAGDVTASGELSFTPDWGTPGEEARFEISGSAYGLAKPGFASPLLLGAGFDVLEVKAGLKATRDHAPMHVQVTDEAYHSGFVTALFAEAGAAATVEKLQDWVPIKVVEAKVTREAELASFPEGTFTVAPARVDAGGSATFTVSLASRTYLARDAVARVRIYRRQPLAEGGFSLVEVCSVAPTASAQAAFSCQATFPAALQGTHVLHAFVESTDAMVPWPLEVSDDAQVRLQVGSPGVVIADPNLEFQVRLWIPKPTGVITEEDMLRLVELPYAHQKGITSLEGLQYAVNLEMAALNHNQIADLGPLAGLTKLTWLSLTMNQITSAEPLRGLVNLEQLYLDYNQLTDVGALSGLVKLLALDLRSNQITDARPLIGLVGLDWIHLGMNRLTSVEGLGGMTRAVSVAVNDNQVVDLSPLAGLINLKTLDLTSNQVRDISPLVANPGLSVGDAVTLTFNRLDLSPGTRASLDLAALLARGVIVYAGGQTSGP from the coding sequence ATGGGCCGGCCTTCGACGCGGGCGCAGGTGCTGGGCAGCGCGCTCCTCCTCTCGCTGCTGGGCTGCGGTGGCGGCGGGGGCACGCCGGGGCCGGTGGTCGAGCGCGTCGAGGTGACGCCCGGCGGCTTCCTCCTGCCGGGCGGGGAGGGGTCGGTGCAGCTCACGGCGCGGGCGCTGGCGCCCGATGGGAGCGTCGTGGCGCTGCCGGCGCGCTGGAGCTCGAGCGCGCCGGGCGTGGTGTCGGTGAGCGCCGAGGGGCGGGCCAGCGCCGCCGCCAGCCTGGGGTCGGCGCAGGTGGTGGCCGAGGTGGCCGGGGTGCGCTCCGCGCCGGTGCTGGCGCTGGTGGCCTGGCCTGCGGCCGGGGCGGTGCTGGTCCAGGACCAGCAGGTGGTGGGCGCGCCGGTGCCGCTCGACCCGCCGGAAAGCCACGGCCCCGGGTGGCGCTACCAGGTCACGCTGCGCGACCTGGCCCCGCCCGCGGTGGGCGCCATCCTCATGACCACCGGCGAGCTGCCGGTGGGAGGGCGCGTGGTGGCCACCGCGCCGGCGGGGGCCGACCAGCTGGTGACCCTCGAGCTGGTGCCGCCCCACCTGCTCTTCGAGCAGCTGCTCATCGACGAGGAGATCGATCTCTCGGACGTCCCGCCCGTGGCCGGGGACGGGAGCCAGGGCACCATCCGGCGCGCCGCCGACGGGCGGTGGACGGCGCGGGCCGCGGCGCCCCAGGCCGCGGCGGCCCTCGGCCGCGAGTTCAAGGTGGGTCCATTCGCCTGCGAGCTGGCCGCCGAGATCCCCGGGCTGACCATCGAGATCCCCGACTACGGCGCCAGCCAGCACCTCCGCTTCGTGCTCCGCTACCACACCGGGGACCCCGAGCGGCTGCGCGAGCTGGCGGTGCGCGGCGGCTTCGAGGCCTGGCTCCAGCTGAAGGTGGGCCTGGCCGCGGCGGTGGAGCCGAAGATCACCTGCGAGGCGCTGCCGTGGTTCGTGCCGGTGACCTTCCTCGGGCCGCTGTCCCTGGTCTTCACCGGCGTGATCTGGTTCGGGCCGGCCTGCGAGCTCTCGGGGAAGATCACCGCGGCCGCGGCCAGCCTGGAGGTGACCGGCCGGGTCGGGGTGGAGGCCTCGGTGGGCCTCACCTGCCCGGCCGCCGGCGGCGACTGTGGGCCGGCCGGCGACGTCACGGCCAGCGGGGAGCTCTCCTTCACGCCGGACTGGGGCACGCCCGGCGAGGAGGCCCGCTTCGAGATCTCCGGCTCCGCCTACGGCCTGGCCAAGCCCGGCTTCGCCAGCCCGCTGCTGCTGGGCGCCGGCTTCGACGTGCTGGAGGTCAAGGCCGGCCTGAAGGCCACCCGCGACCACGCCCCCATGCACGTGCAGGTCACCGACGAGGCCTACCACTCCGGCTTCGTCACCGCGCTCTTCGCCGAGGCCGGCGCGGCGGCCACCGTGGAGAAGCTGCAGGACTGGGTGCCCATCAAGGTGGTGGAGGCCAAGGTCACCCGGGAGGCGGAGCTGGCCAGCTTCCCGGAGGGGACCTTCACCGTGGCGCCGGCCCGCGTCGACGCCGGCGGGTCGGCCACCTTCACGGTGTCCCTGGCCTCGCGCACCTACCTGGCCCGGGACGCCGTCGCCCGGGTCCGCATCTACCGCCGCCAGCCGCTGGCCGAGGGTGGCTTCTCGCTGGTGGAGGTGTGCAGCGTGGCGCCCACCGCCAGCGCACAGGCCGCCTTCTCCTGCCAGGCCACCTTCCCGGCGGCGCTGCAGGGCACCCACGTGCTGCACGCCTTCGTCGAGTCCACCGACGCCATGGTGCCCTGGCCCCTCGAGGTGAGCGACGACGCCCAGGTGCGGCTGCAGGTCGGCTCGCCCGGGGTGGTCATCGCCGACCCCAACCTCGAGTTCCAGGTGCGCCTCTGGATCCCGAAGCCCACCGGGGTGATCACCGAGGAGGACATGCTGCGGCTGGTGGAGCTGCCTTACGCCCACCAGAAGGGGATCACCAGCCTGGAGGGGCTGCAGTACGCCGTCAACCTGGAGATGGCGGCCCTCAACCACAACCAGATCGCCGACCTCGGGCCGCTGGCCGGGCTCACCAAGCTCACCTGGCTCTCCCTGACCATGAACCAGATCACCAGCGCGGAGCCGCTGCGCGGCCTGGTGAACCTGGAGCAGCTGTACCTCGACTACAACCAGCTCACCGACGTGGGGGCGCTCTCCGGCCTGGTGAAGCTGCTGGCCCTCGACCTCAGGAGCAACCAGATCACCGACGCCAGGCCCCTCATCGGGCTGGTGGGGCTCGACTGGATCCACCTGGGGATGAACCGGCTCACCAGCGTCGAGGGGCTGGGCGGCATGACCAGGGCCGTCTCGGTGGCCGTGAACGACAACCAGGTCGTCGACCTCTCCCCGCTGGCCGGCCTGATCAACCTGAAGACCCTGGACCTGACCAGCAACCAGGTCCGGGACATCTCGCCGCTGGTGGCCAACCCCGGGCTCTCGGTCGGCGACGCCGTGACGCTCACCTTCAACCGGCTCGACCTGTCGCCGGGGACCCGCGCCTCCCTGGACCTGGCGGCGCTCCTGGCCCGCGGGGTGATCGTGTACGCCGGGGGGCAGACCAGCGGGCCGTAG
- a CDS encoding NAD(P)H-dependent oxidoreductase, whose amino-acid sequence MASWHDLGPLTQFTRPASPVQVGKLRLAVTSVGGRHGVISGACNHVGGPLGEGRCEGEYLVCPWHGWKYHVRTGKGEPGFEVDAVPSYPVREEGGHLWVDLDGATPRTKGDHPPHPLARRVERAPGPLRVVGISTTNMDLKNPRYSTSEALLEAAMDHARELQAETRTIRLAELSFRACEGYYSKSARACTWPCSITQMDPDDQLDRVYEALVHWADVYLLATPIRWGAPSALYSKMVERLNCIQNQVTIANRVLLKDKVAAFIITGGQDNVQAVAGQLMVFFGELGCHFPQFPFVAHSRGWSAEDMERNVEEVQGSAELRDGARMLAARAVQAAERLLAQAPEAGRLVRGGRKAHHLDLPARREGGEP is encoded by the coding sequence ATGGCCAGCTGGCACGATCTCGGACCGCTGACGCAGTTCACCAGGCCGGCCTCGCCGGTGCAGGTCGGGAAGCTCCGCCTCGCCGTCACCAGCGTCGGGGGTCGCCACGGGGTGATCTCCGGGGCCTGCAACCACGTCGGCGGGCCGCTCGGCGAGGGGCGGTGCGAGGGCGAGTACCTGGTCTGCCCCTGGCACGGCTGGAAGTACCACGTGCGCACGGGCAAGGGAGAGCCGGGCTTCGAGGTCGACGCGGTGCCGAGCTACCCGGTGCGAGAGGAGGGCGGCCACCTCTGGGTGGACCTCGACGGGGCGACGCCGCGGACCAAGGGGGACCACCCGCCGCACCCGCTGGCCCGGCGCGTCGAGCGCGCCCCCGGCCCCCTCCGCGTGGTGGGGATCTCCACCACCAACATGGACCTGAAGAACCCCCGCTACTCCACCTCCGAGGCGCTGCTGGAGGCGGCCATGGACCACGCCCGGGAGCTCCAGGCCGAGACGCGCACCATCCGGCTGGCCGAGCTCTCCTTCCGGGCCTGCGAGGGCTACTACTCGAAGAGCGCGCGGGCCTGCACCTGGCCCTGCTCCATCACGCAGATGGACCCGGACGACCAGCTCGACCGGGTCTACGAGGCGCTGGTCCACTGGGCCGACGTCTACCTCCTGGCCACCCCCATCCGCTGGGGCGCGCCGAGCGCGCTCTACTCGAAGATGGTGGAGCGGCTCAACTGCATCCAGAACCAGGTCACCATCGCCAACCGGGTGCTGCTCAAGGACAAGGTGGCCGCCTTCATCATCACCGGCGGGCAGGACAACGTGCAGGCGGTGGCCGGGCAGCTCATGGTCTTCTTCGGGGAGCTCGGCTGCCACTTCCCGCAGTTCCCCTTCGTGGCGCACAGCCGCGGCTGGTCGGCCGAGGACATGGAGCGGAACGTGGAGGAGGTGCAGGGCAGCGCCGAGCTGCGCGACGGGGCGCGCATGCTGGCGGCGCGCGCGGTCCAGGCGGCGGAGCGGCTGCTGGCGCAGGCCCCCGAGGCGGGCCGGCTGGTCCGCGGCGGGCGCAAGGCGCACCACCTCGACCTGCCGGCGCGGCGCGAGGGGGGCGAGCCCTAG
- a CDS encoding WYL domain-containing protein: MSTEPSTPRLTPLAGRTLRSLARARCTSRAVRLHLRGEPPAGSRLTATVLALAHDAPRWLAATLVHEQGALRVLDLDQIRDATPSRARARPAPAAFDALAFAAGNYLGWGAAPERRFSLRPVRGWGGLVGALLPTAAKVRCPGQPPTWQLRGAGERVLLSLAGSLGLPAAIESAPPLPRSRTVPTVDTAAVRCLRLASWLLSQSEPVSRERIYAAFPDEYAGQASAKEKKFGRDKNALKDLGFAIETVELGTKDEAQGYLVDAHACALPAIEFTADEAALLWAAGAGALRLSDHPLRAELENALRKLIIGGKGLPPRALGAEDGVAAEGEPEAGTREQRQRRAQQGKWLAKLDEARQLRKRLTIDYWRAGSGEVVTRQVDVYGWASRRGEWIFVGHCHLRGGVRIFYLSRCRALKMNGVRAQDPDYQIPDDFDVRRWSRQQLWDYQVHPPLEAALRLRGSLARIARVLLPEARITSEADGSRTARLQVRNLRGLVRQALAWGPEAELTAPPEGRAMAREILAPLAAARPGVAP; encoded by the coding sequence ATGTCCACGGAGCCCTCGACGCCGCGTCTCACGCCTCTGGCCGGCCGCACCTTGCGCTCGCTGGCCCGCGCCCGCTGCACCTCCCGCGCCGTCCGGCTCCACCTGCGCGGCGAGCCCCCGGCCGGGAGCCGGCTGACGGCCACCGTGCTGGCGCTGGCCCACGACGCGCCGCGCTGGCTGGCCGCCACCCTGGTGCACGAGCAGGGCGCGCTGCGGGTGCTCGATCTCGACCAGATCCGCGACGCCACCCCGAGCCGGGCCCGCGCCAGGCCGGCGCCCGCCGCCTTCGACGCCCTGGCCTTCGCGGCCGGCAACTACCTCGGCTGGGGCGCAGCGCCCGAGCGCCGCTTCTCCCTGCGCCCGGTCCGCGGCTGGGGCGGGCTGGTGGGCGCCCTCCTGCCCACCGCCGCGAAGGTGCGCTGCCCGGGCCAGCCGCCCACCTGGCAGCTGCGCGGCGCCGGCGAGCGGGTGCTCCTCTCGCTGGCCGGCTCGCTGGGCCTGCCGGCTGCGATAGAGTCGGCGCCTCCCCTGCCCCGGAGCCGCACCGTGCCGACCGTCGACACCGCCGCCGTCCGCTGCCTCCGCCTCGCCAGCTGGCTCCTGTCGCAGTCCGAGCCGGTCAGCCGCGAGCGGATCTACGCGGCGTTCCCGGACGAGTACGCCGGCCAGGCCTCGGCCAAGGAGAAGAAGTTCGGCCGCGACAAGAACGCCCTGAAGGACCTGGGCTTCGCCATCGAGACGGTGGAGCTCGGCACCAAGGACGAGGCCCAGGGCTACCTGGTGGACGCCCACGCCTGCGCCCTGCCGGCCATCGAGTTCACCGCCGACGAGGCGGCGCTGCTGTGGGCCGCCGGCGCCGGCGCGCTGCGGCTCTCGGATCACCCGCTGCGGGCCGAGCTGGAGAACGCCCTGCGCAAGCTGATCATCGGCGGCAAGGGGCTGCCGCCGCGCGCCCTGGGCGCCGAGGACGGGGTGGCCGCCGAGGGCGAGCCCGAGGCGGGGACCAGGGAGCAGCGGCAGCGCCGCGCCCAGCAGGGGAAGTGGCTGGCCAAGCTGGACGAGGCCCGCCAGCTCCGCAAGCGGCTCACCATCGACTACTGGCGGGCCGGCAGCGGCGAGGTGGTGACCCGCCAGGTGGACGTCTACGGCTGGGCCTCGCGGCGCGGCGAGTGGATCTTCGTGGGCCACTGCCACCTGCGCGGCGGGGTCCGCATCTTCTACCTGTCGCGCTGCCGCGCCCTCAAGATGAACGGCGTGCGCGCCCAGGACCCGGACTACCAGATCCCGGACGACTTCGACGTCCGCCGCTGGTCGCGCCAGCAGCTGTGGGACTACCAGGTGCACCCGCCGCTGGAGGCGGCGCTGCGGCTGCGCGGCTCGCTGGCGCGCATCGCCCGGGTGCTCCTGCCCGAGGCCAGGATCACCTCCGAGGCCGACGGCTCGCGCACCGCGCGGCTGCAGGTGCGCAACCTGCGCGGCCTGGTGCGGCAGGCCCTGGCCTGGGGCCCGGAGGCCGAGCTGACGGCCCCGCCCGAGGGGCGGGCCATGGCCCGGGAGATCCTGGCCCCGCTGGCGGCGGCGCGGCCGGGGGTGGCGCCGTGA
- a CDS encoding WYL domain-containing protein — MSDSLQRMRRLLLLLPVVARASARGKGLPLAKAVEVTGARDEAAVRDDVAAVRSLWVEPTGTEEAIDLYLEDGEVWVTYAQPFGTPPAFSLAEGALLLSALEPYAQDGGKPVKDLVRKLRRAVPTPLRQEADRLARGLDVATPPGPWAATLQQAIDQRREATLEYRAVAEGAVSRKVVEPRLLFQRGGAWYLAAWSVARAEEHLYRLDRLASAELGARVFGDHKGPPVARYTRRNLYFESGREREVTLRYSGHAARLARERHGARARPNPDGTVGVTVAVTPGNYLVGSLLGQGGEAAVDGPPDVVELLRARAAELLRQYQDG, encoded by the coding sequence GTGAGCGACAGCCTGCAGCGCATGCGGCGCCTCCTCTTGCTCCTCCCGGTGGTGGCGCGCGCCTCGGCCCGCGGCAAGGGGCTGCCGCTGGCGAAGGCGGTGGAGGTGACCGGCGCCCGCGACGAGGCCGCGGTGCGCGACGACGTGGCGGCGGTGCGCTCCCTGTGGGTGGAGCCCACCGGCACCGAGGAGGCCATCGACCTCTACCTGGAGGACGGCGAGGTGTGGGTCACTTACGCCCAGCCCTTCGGCACGCCGCCGGCCTTCTCGCTGGCCGAGGGCGCCCTGCTGCTCTCGGCGCTCGAGCCCTACGCCCAGGACGGCGGCAAGCCGGTCAAGGACCTGGTGAGGAAGCTGCGGCGGGCCGTGCCCACCCCGCTGCGCCAGGAGGCCGACCGGCTGGCCCGCGGGCTGGACGTGGCCACGCCGCCCGGCCCCTGGGCCGCCACCCTGCAGCAGGCCATCGACCAGCGGCGCGAGGCCACGCTGGAGTACCGGGCGGTGGCCGAGGGGGCGGTGTCCCGCAAGGTGGTGGAGCCGCGGCTGCTCTTCCAGCGCGGCGGCGCCTGGTACCTGGCCGCCTGGAGCGTGGCCCGGGCGGAGGAGCACCTCTACCGGCTCGACCGGCTGGCCTCGGCCGAGCTGGGGGCGCGGGTCTTCGGCGACCACAAGGGGCCGCCGGTGGCGCGCTACACCCGCAGGAACCTCTACTTCGAGTCCGGCCGGGAGCGCGAGGTGACGCTGCGCTACTCCGGCCACGCGGCCCGCCTGGCCCGCGAGCGCCACGGCGCCCGGGCCCGCCCGAACCCGGACGGCACGGTGGGCGTGACGGTGGCGGTCACCCCGGGCAACTACCTGGTGGGCAGCCTGCTCGGCCAGGGCGGCGAGGCCGCGGTGGACGGGCCGCCGGACGTGGTGGAGCTGCTCCGGGCCCGCGCCGCCGAGCTGCTGCGGCAGTACCAGGACGGCTGA
- the ettA gene encoding energy-dependent translational throttle protein EttA, translating to MPPYVMSMHRVSKMVPPKRQIIKDISLSFFAGAKIGLLGLNGSGKSTVLRIMAGVDTEFEGDLQHQGGLTIGYLPQEPVLDPQKTVREEVESARGDVQAAQARLEAVYAAYSEPDADMEKLAEEQARLEATLANAGADTGLALELAADALRLPPWEQTIGTLSGGEKRRVALCKLLLGKPDMLLLDEPTNHLDAESVEWLEQYLVRFPGTVVAITHDRYFLDNAAEWILELDRGRGIPWKGNYSSWLEQKEARLEVEAKQESARIKAMKQELEWVRGNPKARQAKSKSRLARFEELSSVEYQKRNETQEIFIPVAERLGDQVIEFKGVSKAFGDRLLMDDCSFIVPPGAIVGIIGPNGAGKSTLFKMITGAEKPDQGQVVVGKSVKLAFVDQSRENLSSGKTIFDELSGGFDQIKVGRYDMPSRAYIGRFNFKGADQQKVIGTLSGGERGRLHLAKTLMTGANVLLLDEPSNDLDVETLRALEDGLLEYAGSVLVISHDRWFLDRIATHIMACEGDSKWSFFTGNYQEYEADKRRRLGEEGAKPKRLRYKPVTR from the coding sequence ATGCCCCCGTACGTGATGTCGATGCACCGCGTGTCCAAGATGGTCCCGCCCAAGCGGCAGATCATCAAGGACATCTCCCTCTCCTTCTTCGCCGGCGCCAAGATCGGCCTGCTCGGCCTGAACGGCTCCGGCAAGTCCACCGTGCTGCGCATCATGGCGGGCGTGGACACCGAGTTCGAGGGCGACCTGCAGCACCAGGGCGGCCTCACCATCGGCTACCTGCCGCAGGAGCCGGTGCTCGACCCGCAGAAGACGGTGCGTGAGGAGGTCGAGTCGGCGCGCGGGGACGTGCAGGCGGCCCAGGCGCGGCTGGAGGCGGTGTACGCGGCCTACAGCGAGCCCGACGCCGACATGGAGAAGCTGGCCGAGGAGCAGGCCCGCCTCGAGGCCACCCTGGCCAACGCCGGCGCCGACACCGGCCTGGCGCTGGAGCTGGCCGCCGACGCGCTGCGGCTGCCGCCCTGGGAGCAGACCATCGGGACCCTCTCCGGCGGCGAGAAGCGCCGGGTGGCGCTCTGCAAGCTCCTGCTCGGCAAGCCGGACATGCTGCTGCTCGACGAGCCCACCAACCACCTCGACGCCGAGTCGGTCGAGTGGCTGGAGCAGTACCTGGTGCGCTTCCCCGGCACGGTGGTGGCCATCACCCACGACCGCTACTTCCTCGACAACGCCGCCGAGTGGATCCTGGAGCTGGACCGCGGGCGGGGCATCCCCTGGAAGGGCAACTACTCCTCCTGGCTGGAGCAGAAGGAGGCGCGGCTGGAGGTCGAGGCCAAGCAGGAGAGCGCCCGCATCAAGGCCATGAAGCAGGAGCTGGAGTGGGTGCGCGGCAACCCCAAGGCCCGCCAGGCCAAGTCCAAGTCGCGCCTGGCCCGCTTCGAGGAGCTCTCCAGCGTGGAGTACCAGAAGCGCAACGAGACCCAGGAGATCTTCATCCCGGTGGCCGAGCGGCTGGGCGACCAGGTCATCGAGTTCAAGGGCGTCAGCAAGGCCTTCGGCGACCGGCTGCTGATGGACGACTGCTCCTTCATCGTGCCGCCCGGCGCCATCGTGGGCATCATCGGCCCCAACGGCGCCGGCAAGTCCACCCTCTTCAAGATGATCACCGGGGCGGAGAAGCCGGACCAGGGCCAGGTGGTGGTGGGCAAGTCGGTCAAGCTGGCCTTCGTGGACCAGAGCCGCGAGAACCTCTCCAGCGGCAAGACCATCTTCGACGAGCTCTCCGGCGGCTTCGACCAGATCAAGGTGGGCCGCTACGACATGCCCAGCCGGGCCTACATCGGCCGCTTCAACTTCAAGGGGGCCGACCAGCAGAAGGTCATCGGGACCCTCTCCGGCGGCGAGCGCGGCCGGCTCCACCTGGCCAAGACGCTCATGACCGGCGCCAACGTGCTCCTGCTCGACGAGCCCTCCAACGACCTCGACGTGGAGACCCTGCGGGCGCTGGAGGACGGCCTGCTGGAGTACGCCGGCAGCGTGCTGGTCATCAGCCACGACCGCTGGTTCCTCGACCGCATCGCCACCCACATCATGGCGTGCGAGGGCGACTCGAAGTGGTCGTTCTTCACCGGCAACTACCAGGAGTACGAGGCCGACAAGCGGCGCCGCCTCGGCGAGGAGGGGGCCAAGCCGAAGCGGCTCCGCTACAAGCCGGTGACCAGGTAG